The Deltaproteobacteria bacterium genome window below encodes:
- the rho gene encoding transcription termination factor Rho, which yields MNQGEDSSLKQNQGAEQLDVDVSGINLTEEEKSWLSSKDLKTKNIQELTGLAVKLKIENAAGLRRQDMIFEILKRSAKLGVDIYGSGVLEILPDGYGFLRSPDYNYLPGPDDIYVSPSQIRRFGLRTGDTVTGTVRPPKEGERYFALLKVDSLNFENTETGKDKILFDNLTPLYPNERLKLEHGPAEYTTRVVDLMSPLGKGQRALIVAPPRTGKTVLLQNIANAITANHPEVKLIVLLIDERPEEVTDMQRTVKGEVVSSTFDEPPTRHVQVAEMVLEKAKRLVEHKHDVVILLDSITRLARAYNTVVPPSGKILSGGVDSNALHKPKRFFGAARNIEEGGSLTIIATALIDTGSRMDEVIFEEFKGTGNSEIILDRKLMEKRMFPCMDINKSGTRKEDLLIDKGDLTRLWILRKVLAPMNPVDAMEFLLDKISQTKSNAQFLQSMSGGG from the coding sequence ATGAATCAAGGAGAAGATTCTTCTTTGAAACAAAATCAAGGAGCTGAACAGCTGGATGTGGATGTATCTGGAATCAATTTAACTGAAGAGGAAAAAAGCTGGTTATCCTCAAAAGATTTGAAGACCAAAAACATTCAAGAGCTAACGGGTTTGGCAGTTAAATTAAAAATTGAAAATGCGGCGGGGCTCAGACGTCAGGACATGATTTTTGAAATCCTAAAAAGATCTGCAAAATTAGGGGTTGATATTTATGGATCAGGGGTATTAGAAATTTTGCCAGATGGTTATGGGTTCTTACGATCACCAGATTACAATTATCTTCCAGGGCCTGATGATATTTATGTTTCCCCCTCACAAATTAGAAGATTTGGTTTAAGGACTGGTGATACCGTAACGGGTACCGTGCGGCCGCCCAAAGAAGGCGAACGTTACTTTGCACTCCTTAAAGTGGATTCACTTAATTTTGAAAATACCGAAACAGGTAAAGACAAAATATTATTCGACAACCTGACTCCGCTTTATCCCAATGAAAGATTAAAGCTTGAACATGGTCCTGCGGAATACACAACCCGTGTTGTGGATCTTATGAGCCCTCTGGGTAAGGGACAAAGGGCCCTGATTGTGGCCCCCCCAAGAACTGGAAAAACAGTATTGTTGCAAAATATTGCGAATGCCATTACGGCCAATCACCCGGAAGTAAAATTAATCGTTTTGTTAATTGATGAGCGTCCTGAAGAAGTGACTGATATGCAAAGAACGGTCAAGGGCGAAGTTGTTTCTTCAACCTTTGATGAGCCACCAACAAGACATGTTCAGGTCGCTGAAATGGTTCTGGAGAAAGCTAAACGGCTTGTCGAACACAAACATGATGTAGTGATATTACTTGATTCGATCACTCGATTGGCCAGAGCCTATAATACTGTGGTGCCGCCATCGGGAAAAATTTTATCTGGTGGTGTGGATTCCAACGCTCTTCATAAACCAAAAAGATTTTTTGGTGCTGCTAGAAATATCGAAGAAGGAGGCTCACTCACAATTATTGCCACCGCCCTTATCGATACCGGATCCAGAATGGATGAAGTAATTTTCGAAGAATTTAAAGGAACTGGTAATTCTGAAATCATCTTAGATAGAAAATTGATGGAAAAACGAATGTTCCCTTGCATGGACATCAACAAATCTGGAACTAGAAAAGAAGATTTGCTTATCGACAAAGGGGATCTCACCAGATTATGGATTTTAAGAAAAGTCCTAGCCCCGATGAATCCCGTCGATGCCATGGAATTTTTGTTAGACAAAATTTCTCAAACCAAATCCAACGCTCAGTTTTTACAAAGCATGAGCGGCGGAGGTTAG
- the ahpC gene encoding peroxiredoxin codes for MQTLINTKVTDFKVQAYHNDSFKTVTQNELNGKWSIFFFYPADFTFVCPTELGDMADKYPEFQKMGVEVYSVSTDTHFVHKAWHDASETIKKIKYPMLADPTGHLSRAFGVHIEEAGMAYRGTFLVNPEGQIKLAEVNDNGIGRNADELLRKVQAAQFIAKHPNEVCPAKWKPGGETLKPGLNLVGKI; via the coding sequence ATGCAAACGCTAATAAATACAAAGGTGACTGACTTTAAAGTTCAGGCCTATCATAATGATAGTTTTAAGACGGTAACTCAAAATGAGTTGAATGGGAAATGGTCTATTTTCTTTTTCTATCCAGCAGATTTTACATTTGTATGCCCTACAGAATTAGGGGATATGGCTGATAAATATCCTGAATTTCAAAAAATGGGAGTTGAAGTTTATTCCGTAAGCACAGACACTCATTTCGTTCATAAAGCTTGGCATGATGCCTCTGAAACAATTAAGAAAATAAAGTATCCAATGCTTGCAGATCCTACGGGGCATTTGTCTAGAGCTTTTGGAGTTCATATTGAAGAAGCAGGGATGGCATATCGTGGGACATTCTTAGTTAATCCAGAAGGTCAGATTAAGTTAGCCGAAGTGAATGACAACGGTATAGGAAGAAATGCTGATGAATTATTAAGAAAAGTGCAAGCGGCTCAATTTATTGCCAAACATCCAAACGAAGTATGTCCGGCAAAATGGAAGCCAGGTGGCGAGACCCTAAAGCCCGGCTTGAATCTTGTTGGTAAAATTTAA
- a CDS encoding MTAP family purine nucleoside phosphorylase yields the protein MLAIIGGSGFENFEDFISLEKLERETPFGLASSGLKKVKIQDEECLFLSRHGEHHEHLPSEVNYAANIYALKKQGAKAIVSFSAVGSLKKEFKPGHLVVPNQYIDRTKAHRRASFLGNGLIGHVSLAKPTCEVMNRKLQELQATFKFESHFGATYVCIEGPYFSTQAESKSYQQIGADIIGMTNFPEYALAREAGLPYLPCCWVTDFDCWDDSIPHVTVQEVIKVMKQNNLKAFEILRKLVTLKSKLWEGSNCIDSGLRTGLFMPEKLIPLDKKNWLSILRD from the coding sequence ATGCTAGCGATAATTGGCGGATCTGGTTTTGAAAATTTTGAAGATTTTATTTCCTTAGAAAAACTAGAAAGAGAAACACCCTTCGGATTAGCTTCTTCGGGTCTTAAAAAGGTCAAAATTCAAGATGAAGAATGTCTTTTTCTTTCTCGGCATGGTGAACATCATGAACATTTACCTAGCGAAGTTAATTATGCAGCAAATATTTATGCCTTAAAAAAACAAGGTGCTAAGGCCATCGTTTCATTTTCTGCAGTGGGTAGTCTGAAAAAAGAATTTAAACCTGGCCATTTGGTCGTTCCCAATCAATACATTGACAGAACCAAAGCGCATCGAAGAGCTAGTTTTTTGGGAAACGGTTTGATTGGGCATGTATCACTAGCAAAACCAACTTGTGAAGTGATGAATAGAAAATTACAAGAATTACAAGCGACATTTAAATTTGAATCCCATTTTGGTGCTACTTATGTTTGTATAGAGGGGCCGTATTTTTCAACTCAAGCAGAATCAAAGTCCTATCAGCAAATAGGAGCTGATATTATAGGCATGACAAATTTTCCGGAGTATGCCTTGGCCCGTGAGGCAGGCTTGCCTTATTTACCCTGCTGTTGGGTAACTGATTTTGATTGTTGGGATGACAGCATTCCCCATGTCACGGTTCAAGAAGTAATTAAAGTGATGAAACAGAATAATTTAAAAGCCTTCGAAATTTTAAGAAAATTAGTGACTTTAAAAAGCAAACTGTGGGAAGGATCTAACTGTATCGATTCTGGTCTTAGAACGGGTTTATTTATGCCAGAAAAGCTAATTCCTCTTGATAAAAAAAATTGGCTATCTATCTTGAGAGATTAG
- a CDS encoding class II aldolase/adducin family protein, giving the protein MNQIKHKILMISKALHSRNLLAAADGNISFRQSDEEIWITPTGQTKAFISEGELAKINIKNEVLFGKPSSERLMHLEIYKKCHQAKAVVHAHPPTAIAWSLAFPKLKELPYHSLPEAILAAGIIPIVEYARPGTEAMGKNLGPYLPEHRLLILARHGAVCWGEDLDEAYRGLERVEHVCQILKSAHELRLSREAELDQDTDLELSKDEILALFELRKEIGPKIL; this is encoded by the coding sequence ATGAATCAAATTAAACACAAAATACTAATGATTTCAAAAGCTCTGCATTCAAGGAATTTACTTGCTGCGGCTGATGGGAACATTAGTTTTCGTCAGAGTGACGAAGAAATTTGGATCACTCCAACAGGACAAACCAAGGCCTTTATTTCTGAAGGCGAACTTGCAAAAATCAATATTAAAAATGAAGTTTTGTTTGGTAAACCATCGAGTGAAAGATTAATGCATCTTGAAATTTATAAAAAATGTCACCAAGCGAAGGCTGTGGTTCATGCTCATCCTCCAACAGCGATTGCCTGGTCATTGGCATTTCCAAAACTGAAAGAACTTCCGTATCATTCTTTGCCAGAGGCTATCTTGGCAGCTGGAATCATTCCGATCGTTGAGTATGCACGTCCAGGAACAGAAGCCATGGGAAAAAATCTAGGGCCCTATTTGCCGGAGCATCGACTTTTAATTCTGGCTCGTCACGGGGCTGTTTGTTGGGGTGAAGATTTGGATGAGGCCTATCGAGGGCTCGAGCGAGTGGAACATGTATGCCAAATATTAAAATCAGCCCACGAGCTAAGATTATCTCGGGAGGCAGAGCTTGATCAGGACACCGATCTTGAGTTGTCCAAAGATGAAATACTAGCCCTTTTTGAATTACGAAAAGAAATTGGACCCAAGATTTTATGA
- the mtnA gene encoding S-methyl-5-thioribose-1-phosphate isomerase — MSQYSNDRLETIAIKWNPTEMWALDQTQLPEKEVWLELRSLEDFIKAIKNLSIRGAPLIGVTAALFLAKLAKANFDKDRLVSEALEIRKARPTAVNLMVCIDRMIQAIHHSESADDILREAKSIFYEDQALCLRISENGSKLIQDGDAVVTHCNTGALATAGMGTALGVLKQAFKSENKKIHVYVDETRPLLQGGRLTAWELEKLEIPYTLITDSMAGFLMKNKKIQKAIVGCDRIALNGDFANKIGTYSLAVNCYYHQIPFYVAGPYTTIDFNCLTGDQIPIEERQREEILGFKQNEQQMIWAPRNAKVYNPSFDITSAKLVSAWILDSNIYTQDNIHTLEKTC; from the coding sequence ATGAGTCAGTATTCAAATGACAGGCTAGAAACCATAGCTATCAAGTGGAACCCAACAGAAATGTGGGCCTTAGATCAAACTCAGTTGCCAGAAAAGGAAGTTTGGCTTGAGTTAAGGTCCTTAGAGGATTTCATAAAGGCGATAAAAAATTTGAGCATTCGAGGGGCACCTCTTATAGGAGTGACGGCGGCCTTATTTTTAGCTAAATTAGCAAAGGCCAATTTCGACAAAGATAGATTAGTTTCAGAGGCCCTTGAGATTCGCAAAGCACGACCTACCGCAGTTAATCTAATGGTTTGTATAGATCGCATGATTCAGGCCATTCATCATTCTGAAAGCGCTGATGATATTTTGAGAGAAGCTAAGAGTATTTTTTACGAGGACCAAGCCCTTTGTTTGCGAATTTCAGAAAATGGTTCCAAACTGATTCAAGATGGTGACGCCGTTGTCACACATTGTAACACCGGGGCCTTGGCGACGGCTGGTATGGGAACAGCTCTGGGCGTTTTAAAACAGGCATTTAAATCAGAAAACAAAAAGATTCATGTTTATGTTGATGAGACGAGGCCCCTTTTACAGGGTGGTCGCCTCACAGCCTGGGAGCTCGAGAAATTAGAAATTCCCTACACTCTCATTACGGATTCCATGGCCGGCTTTTTAATGAAGAATAAAAAAATTCAAAAAGCCATTGTGGGCTGTGATCGAATTGCTTTGAACGGGGATTTTGCTAATAAAATTGGAACTTATTCCCTAGCGGTCAATTGTTATTATCATCAAATTCCTTTTTATGTGGCGGGTCCTTATACGACCATCGATTTTAATTGTCTTACCGGGGATCAAATACCTATTGAGGAAAGACAGAGGGAAGAAATTTTAGGATTCAAACAAAATGAGCAGCAAATGATTTGGGCTCCCAGAAATGCAAAGGTCTATAATCCTTCATTTGATATCACCTCGGCCAAACTTGTTTCTGCATGGATTTTAGATTCAAATATTTACACACAAGATAATATTCACACCTTGGAGAAAACATGCTAG
- a CDS encoding acyl-CoA desaturase yields MDLKKYDLPVALFLILNPLLGFSLFFVYIFYFDVPMSLWILFLIFCAATNLSITAGYHRLFAHRSYEINNFAKFLLLLVGSSAFQGSALKWSSDHRRHHQFIDTEKDPYSIEKGFWHAHMGWLFYKSTVDLKIKAPDLEKDLLVMNQHQYYLIWSILSGFIFPLFVGALLGVPFAGLIILGSLRIFFTQQSTFFVNSLCHTLGKQTYSKEISARDSFIVALLTHGEGYHNFHHQFQYDYRNGIRWYHWDPTKWVILSLKWTGFAKKLKIIPAQEILKAKLNAEAKWLETKGFSRDKIENLKIKILEAQTQFALLRQEYKKMKMKSSDKINDLKLTSTERLNEVKLQIAELKINILRAKADFKFSMKQWNVQVSLYR; encoded by the coding sequence ATGGATCTTAAAAAATACGATTTACCGGTGGCATTGTTTTTAATTTTAAATCCTCTTTTGGGATTTTCTTTATTTTTTGTTTATATTTTTTATTTTGATGTTCCCATGAGCCTTTGGATCTTATTTTTAATTTTTTGCGCGGCTACGAATTTAAGTATCACAGCTGGTTATCATCGATTATTTGCCCACAGAAGTTATGAAATTAATAACTTTGCAAAATTTTTATTATTACTGGTAGGATCTTCTGCGTTTCAAGGGTCAGCGTTAAAATGGTCATCAGACCACCGACGCCATCATCAATTTATCGATACAGAAAAAGATCCGTATTCTATCGAAAAGGGCTTTTGGCATGCTCACATGGGATGGTTATTCTATAAATCAACGGTTGATTTAAAAATTAAAGCTCCTGATTTGGAAAAGGATCTTTTAGTAATGAATCAACATCAGTACTATTTAATTTGGTCTATCTTATCGGGTTTTATTTTTCCTCTTTTTGTGGGAGCTTTATTGGGAGTGCCTTTCGCAGGGCTAATCATTTTGGGCTCTTTAAGGATTTTCTTTACACAGCAGAGCACTTTTTTTGTAAATTCGTTATGCCATACCTTAGGGAAACAAACCTATTCTAAAGAAATTTCGGCTCGGGATAGTTTTATTGTGGCGCTATTAACTCATGGTGAAGGCTATCATAATTTTCATCATCAATTTCAGTATGACTACAGAAATGGGATTCGGTGGTATCATTGGGATCCGACTAAATGGGTGATACTATCATTAAAGTGGACTGGGTTCGCCAAGAAACTTAAAATAATTCCGGCACAAGAAATTTTAAAGGCTAAACTAAATGCGGAAGCAAAATGGCTAGAAACCAAAGGGTTTTCCAGGGATAAAATTGAAAACTTAAAGATAAAAATTCTAGAAGCACAAACTCAGTTTGCACTCTTAAGACAAGAATATAAGAAAATGAAGATGAAATCTTCTGATAAAATCAATGATCTTAAGTTAACCTCCACCGAAAGGCTCAATGAGGTTAAGCTGCAAATTGCAGAACTTAAAATAAATATTCTTCGAGCCAAGGCTGATTTCAAATTTTCTATGAAACAGTGGAATGTCCAAGTTTCACTCTACAGGTAA
- a CDS encoding exo-alpha-sialidase, with protein sequence MSKFLNLKFFLVSLLSFSFISFFQNCSQNSFHINESNNLKSNNAFDNDSNNAMANSLGPNLIVIDKEIHYPSESSAAIASARPLAIPKDWDAGKGGTGNAFIYPKFITNSSGLEMEVFTSTSPAWIFKKSNINRLIQIANVMKKGSEETLIGVNTQSIWYRISTDGGETFSKFKPIIQNGFSEENPFPGIITGKNGIWPSGVSSLIELSNQSIVIPVSYWPLDSRNEPTKQRFPVASYSVGAIITGNWNKEQTDLSWTLSDRAFLPESKSTRGILEPAVQELKNKPGTLIMVSRGSNEYDNQLPSRRWISISNDYGKNWSQPEPLCNDDGSCFFSSSTASNLIRAQNGKLYWIGPISEQNSIGNFPRDNISIAEINENSLKIIKKSILTIDSRNPEFDSPEVQIIPTVYLDNSKYPPGLFIYSQRFDPPQTQTPYCWYQIGFSK encoded by the coding sequence GTGTCTAAATTCTTAAATTTGAAATTTTTTTTAGTATCTTTATTGTCTTTTTCTTTTATTTCGTTTTTTCAAAATTGTTCGCAAAATTCCTTTCACATTAACGAAAGTAACAATTTAAAATCAAATAATGCCTTCGATAATGATTCAAATAACGCTATGGCAAACTCTCTTGGTCCTAATTTAATAGTAATTGATAAGGAAATTCATTATCCTTCCGAGTCTTCAGCAGCTATTGCCTCAGCCCGTCCATTAGCAATTCCAAAGGATTGGGATGCGGGTAAAGGCGGAACAGGAAATGCTTTTATTTATCCTAAATTTATAACCAATTCTAGTGGCTTAGAAATGGAAGTATTCACCTCTACCTCACCGGCATGGATATTTAAAAAATCTAACATTAATCGTCTAATTCAGATTGCCAATGTTATGAAAAAGGGCTCAGAAGAAACCTTAATTGGTGTGAATACGCAAAGCATCTGGTACAGAATTTCCACTGATGGAGGGGAAACTTTTTCTAAATTTAAACCCATAATTCAAAATGGTTTTTCAGAAGAAAATCCATTTCCAGGAATAATAACAGGAAAGAATGGTATTTGGCCTAGCGGGGTTTCTTCATTGATAGAACTAAGTAATCAATCAATAGTCATCCCTGTTTCCTATTGGCCATTAGATTCAAGAAACGAACCTACAAAACAAAGATTTCCTGTAGCTAGTTATTCTGTAGGTGCCATTATCACCGGCAATTGGAACAAAGAGCAGACGGATTTATCATGGACTTTGAGTGATAGAGCTTTCTTGCCGGAATCAAAATCAACTAGAGGTATTTTGGAACCGGCAGTTCAAGAGTTAAAAAATAAACCAGGTACGCTAATTATGGTAAGTCGCGGATCTAATGAGTATGATAACCAATTGCCGTCAAGACGTTGGATTTCTATTTCTAATGATTATGGAAAAAATTGGAGTCAACCAGAGCCTCTTTGCAATGATGATGGATCCTGTTTTTTTAGCTCCTCTACAGCTTCAAATTTAATAAGGGCACAAAATGGTAAATTATATTGGATTGGCCCAATATCTGAACAAAACAGTATTGGAAATTTTCCAAGAGATAATATTTCAATTGCTGAAATTAATGAGAATTCTTTAAAAATAATAAAGAAGTCGATCCTTACGATTGATAGCCGAAATCCTGAGTTTGACTCCCCAGAAGTTCAAATCATTCCCACTGTTTATTTAGATAATTCAAAGTATCCACCAGGTTTATTTATTTATTCACAAAGATTTGATCCACCTCAAACACAAACCCCATACTGTTGGTATCAAATTGGTTTTTCAAAATAG
- the ahpF gene encoding alkyl hydroperoxide reductase subunit F yields the protein MLDQEIKEQLKNAFAQLENNIDLVYTPSLNSDQSTLLELLNEVATTSKKIKVISSLQPLTDVPPQFKIYYQGKATGVSFKGIPTGHEFTSLIVAILNADGKGKMPDASMIQRIKNLKGPIHLRTYISLTCENCPDVVQALNLMSFLHVDFKHEMIDGAFVQSEIEQLGIQGVPSVFVDSQFIHSGKIQFLDLLKKLEETFGSEVKQNINQIQDLGLYDVVVIGGGPAGASAAIYSVRKGLKTALIAEKIGGQVQDTKGIENLISVVYTEGPQLAAQLQQHLNHYPVQVLEHRRVEKLDKDTKTIYLEGGEKIKAQSIIITTGAKWRELGIPGEKEYLGRGVAYCPHCDGPFYKGKKVAVIGGGNSGVEAAIDLAGIVKEVVLFEFNDVLKSDQILVDKLKSLSNVSIVTSAKTQKIHGDGQKVLRLEYQDRLTEKEIQCELDGIFVQIGLLPNSQFLKDSVELTKFGEIIVDNKGRTSIPGIYAAGDVTTAPYKQIIIAMGDGAKAALAAFEDRMFH from the coding sequence ATGCTTGATCAAGAAATAAAAGAGCAGCTAAAAAATGCTTTCGCTCAACTAGAAAATAATATTGATTTAGTCTATACTCCATCGTTGAACTCAGATCAAAGCACACTTTTAGAACTACTGAATGAAGTGGCAACAACAAGTAAAAAAATAAAAGTCATTAGCAGTTTACAGCCACTGACGGATGTTCCTCCTCAATTTAAAATTTATTATCAGGGGAAGGCTACGGGTGTTTCATTCAAGGGAATTCCGACAGGACATGAATTTACTTCTTTAATCGTGGCTATCTTGAACGCAGATGGTAAAGGTAAAATGCCAGATGCATCGATGATTCAAAGAATTAAGAACTTAAAAGGGCCGATTCATCTTCGAACCTATATCTCTCTAACGTGTGAGAATTGTCCCGACGTGGTTCAAGCCTTGAATCTAATGTCATTTTTGCATGTCGATTTTAAACATGAAATGATTGATGGCGCTTTTGTGCAAAGTGAAATAGAGCAATTGGGCATTCAAGGAGTCCCAAGCGTTTTTGTAGACTCTCAGTTTATTCATTCAGGGAAAATTCAATTTTTAGATTTACTTAAAAAATTAGAAGAAACTTTTGGTAGCGAAGTAAAGCAAAATATAAATCAAATTCAAGATTTGGGCTTATATGATGTTGTCGTCATTGGCGGAGGACCCGCAGGTGCTTCGGCTGCGATATACAGCGTGAGAAAGGGACTCAAGACGGCTTTAATTGCAGAAAAAATTGGTGGCCAAGTTCAAGATACCAAAGGAATTGAAAATTTAATTTCAGTTGTTTACACGGAAGGACCCCAGCTGGCCGCGCAGCTTCAACAGCATCTAAATCATTATCCGGTTCAAGTGTTAGAACATCGACGTGTTGAAAAACTAGATAAAGATACAAAGACGATTTATTTAGAGGGCGGAGAAAAAATAAAAGCTCAATCGATAATTATTACTACGGGGGCTAAGTGGCGTGAATTAGGTATTCCTGGAGAAAAAGAATATCTTGGAAGGGGTGTAGCCTATTGCCCTCATTGCGATGGTCCTTTTTACAAAGGAAAGAAAGTCGCTGTTATCGGGGGTGGAAACTCGGGGGTTGAGGCGGCAATAGATTTAGCTGGAATTGTGAAAGAAGTCGTATTGTTTGAATTTAATGATGTATTAAAATCAGATCAAATTTTAGTTGATAAGTTAAAATCGCTATCTAATGTTTCGATTGTTACCTCGGCTAAAACACAAAAGATTCACGGAGATGGGCAAAAAGTCCTAAGACTTGAGTACCAAGACCGGCTTACAGAAAAAGAGATTCAATGTGAGCTTGATGGGATCTTTGTTCAAATAGGATTATTACCCAACAGTCAATTTTTGAAAGATTCCGTCGAGCTAACAAAATTTGGGGAAATTATTGTGGATAACAAAGGAAGAACTTCAATACCCGGAATCTATGCGGCTGGGGATGTCACAACAGCGCCGTATAAACAAATCATTATTGCCATGGGTGATGGAGCCAAAGCGGCATTAGCAGCCTTTGAAGATCGAATGTTCCATTAA
- a CDS encoding LysR family transcriptional regulator, producing MLVNLNFSLTQLEYVLAVHKLGHFGKAAESCHVTQPTLSMQIHKLEDTLGIIIFDRSKKPVLLTETGKKIIEQIKLILSEVKKIDSLINTAISDKIQGELVIGVIPTIAPYVLPRLLPVLEKKYPELALKIFELQTHKIIESLDSDDIDVGLLATPLKISRIFEYPLFFEPFYVLCRKDHELAELKKIKYSSLKFNDIWLLEEGHCLRNQVLDICSLKKDPSLNRKYKFESGSLETIKNLIYSYGGYTLIPSLANENLGSRTISLPFERPIPAREIGLVYRREHYKMPLIEALGESILESIPLELRKIRQKDLNILPVE from the coding sequence ATGTTAGTAAATCTAAATTTTTCTTTAACCCAATTAGAATATGTCCTTGCTGTTCATAAGCTTGGTCATTTTGGCAAGGCTGCCGAATCCTGTCATGTGACTCAACCAACCTTGAGTATGCAAATTCACAAGCTTGAAGATACGCTAGGCATTATTATTTTTGATCGGTCAAAAAAACCTGTTTTACTTACCGAGACGGGAAAAAAAATAATTGAACAAATTAAATTGATCCTTTCCGAGGTAAAAAAAATAGATTCTCTTATTAACACTGCGATCTCTGATAAAATTCAAGGAGAGCTGGTTATTGGAGTTATTCCAACGATTGCCCCTTATGTTTTACCTCGCCTTTTACCCGTTCTTGAAAAAAAATATCCCGAGCTGGCTTTAAAAATATTTGAACTACAAACTCATAAAATTATTGAATCTCTTGATTCCGATGACATTGATGTTGGGCTGTTAGCAACACCTTTAAAGATTTCAAGAATTTTTGAGTATCCCTTATTTTTTGAGCCTTTTTATGTTTTGTGCCGAAAGGATCACGAGCTTGCGGAGCTGAAAAAGATCAAATATTCTTCCTTAAAATTTAATGACATTTGGCTTTTAGAAGAGGGCCATTGCCTTAGAAATCAAGTTCTTGATATCTGCTCACTTAAAAAAGATCCTTCATTAAATCGAAAATATAAATTTGAAAGTGGCAGCTTAGAAACAATCAAAAACCTCATATATTCTTATGGTGGCTACACCTTGATTCCAAGTCTGGCTAATGAAAATCTAGGAAGCAGAACGATCTCTTTGCCCTTTGAAAGACCCATTCCGGCCAGAGAAATTGGTCTTGTTTATCGAAGAGAACACTATAAAATGCCTTTGATCGAAGCCCTAGGGGAATCGATCTTAGAATCCATCCCTCTGGAGCTAAGAAAAATAAGACAAAAAGATCTCAATATCTTACCTGTAGAGTGA